A genomic stretch from Malus domestica chromosome 15, GDT2T_hap1 includes:
- the LOC103431329 gene encoding UPF0481 protein At3g47200-like — MPTESEAEIESEEVRRKMSDDKMAHDIENQLDNLSGLSPERCIYRVPERLRQVNEKAYTPQVVSVGPLHHGNGPLKAMEEHKLRYLKHFLSKTKVKLSDCLQKIQEQEKELRGFYAEPIVFDKGEFVRIVSVDAAFVIDLLLRFEVVNYREDEDDYIFSKPTMKSDVIRDLQLLENQLPFFILQDLFKLIPPQLQLQLPSLLEISYNFFQSEIDSEVKEEKFNKISSSGVEVKHFVDLIRILYLPLEPKWKPKTTATPKTRDPPNVTELHQAGAKFKVGKGSSLFDIKFSCGILKIQKLRVDDTTDLKLRNLLAFEQCHHRKEEEDYLANYVFLMKRLAKTREDVQLLVEKGIIENWLGDTQKISNLLHDLGTGMIVDDWYYAPHCEKLIEYRKVLCRGWMVILKQKYFNTPWSTISVAAAVILLILTLIQTACSYKSVPLL; from the exons ATGCCAACCGAAAGTGAGGCTGAAATTGAAAGTGAAGAAGTTCGT AGAAAGATGTCAGACGATAAAATGGCACATGACATAGAAAACCAGTTGGATAACTTGTCTGGCCTGTCCCCTGAGCGGTGTATCTATAGAGTTCCTGAGCGACTACGGCAAGTAAATGAGAAAGCATATACACCTCAAGTAGTCTCTGTAGGCCCACTTCACCATGGCAACGGACCCTTAAAAGCCATGGAAGAGCACAAATTAAGGTACCTGAAACATTTTCTAAGTAAAACCAAGGTAAAATTGTCTGATTGTTTACAAAAGATACAGGAGCAAGAGAAAGAGTTGCGAGGTTTTTATGCAGAACCCATTGTGTTTGACAAGGGTGAATTTGTAAGAATTGTTTCAGTGGATGCCGCCTTCGTCATTGATTTATTATTGAGGTTTGAAGTCGTAAATTATCGAGAGGACGAAGATGATTACATATTCAGCAAGCCTACGATGAAATCGGATGTGATTCGAGATTTGCAGTTGCTTGAAAATCAGCTGCCATTCTTCATTCTTCAAGATCTTTTCAAACTTATTCCTCCTCAACTTCAACTTCAGCTGCCTTCGTTACTTGAAATTTCCTACAATTTTTTCCAAAGCGAAATCGATAGCGAGGTAAAAGAAGAGAAATTTAACAAGATAAGTTCTTCTGGAGTAGAAGTAAAACATTTTGTTGATCTGATAAGAATTCTATACCTACCGTTGGAACCAAAATGGAAACCTAAAACCACAGCCACGCCCAAAACCAGAGACCCACCCAACGTGACAGAGCTACACCAGGCTGGAGCGAAGTTTAAGGTAGGAAAAGGCAGCAGCTTATTTGACATTAAATTCTCGTGTGGGATcctcaaaattcaaaagttaagAGTGGACGATACCACAGATCTGAAACTCAGAAATCTCCTTGCTTTTGAACAATGCCATCACagaaaggaggaggaggattacCTAGCTAATTATGTTTTCCTTATGAAGCGTCTCGCGAAAACCCGAGAGGATGTGCAATTGCTTGTTGAGAAGGGAATTATTGAAAATTGGCTAGGTGATACCCAGAAGATATCAAATTTGCTTCATGACCTTGGCACCGGGATGATAGTTGACGACTGGTATTATGCCCCTCATTGTGAAAAACTGATAGAATACCGCAAAGTGCTCTGCCGCGGATGGATGGTAATTTTGAAACAGAAATATTTTAACACACCTTGGTCCACTATTTCTGTTGCTGCGGCTGTTATTCTACTCATACTCACTCTCATACAAACAGCGTGCTCATATAAATCTGTCCCGCTCTTATAA
- the LOC139191658 gene encoding uncharacterized protein, with product MANLAKLDYATLDITGKNYLTWVLDTKIHLEAGNLGDTIREESSSSSQERAKAMSFIRRHLDEALESEYNHQTTVILPRASYEWTHLRIHDIKSVAEYNSALFRITSQLKLCVDTISEENLLEKTFCTFYASNVLLQQQYRARGFTEYNQLISVLMVAEQNNELLMKNHNSRPTGSAPFPEVNATSLEVNATSSGGDNHKRGRGHK from the exons aTGGCGAACTTGGCGAAGCTTGATTATGCTACCCTGGACATTACcgggaagaattaccttacctgggtactggataccaagatccatctggaagcagggaatcttggagataccatcaggGAAGAGAGCAGCTCATCCTCTCAAGAGCGGGCGAAGGCTATGAGTTTTATTCGtcgccatcttgatgaggcactaGAGAGCGA atacaatcaccagacaacggtTATTCTTCCAAGAGCTAGCTATGAatggactcacctaaggatccatGATATCAAGTCAGTGGCAGAATACAATTCTGCAttgttcagaattacctctcagCTGAAGCTCTGTGTGGATACTATTAGTGAGGAAAATttgctggaaaagactttctGCACATTTTATGCCTCTAACGTGCTCCTGCAGCAGCAGTATAGAGCACgaggcttcactgaatacaaccagctgatatctgtgctcATGGTAGCTGAACAaaacaatgagctcctgatgaaaaaccataattctcgacctactggatctgcaccattcccagaagtgaatgctACTTCCCTCGAAGTGAACGCCACATCCTCTGGTGGCGATAATCATAAacgaggacgtggccacaaATGA